From one Caldithrix abyssi DSM 13497 genomic stretch:
- a CDS encoding PorV/PorQ family protein, whose translation MLKKMAYVVLFTLLLTSVLTGSGYKRPGSTSAQFLKIGVSARAVAVGEAYTAVTQGADAFFYNPAALARIPSVDVFASYSSWFAGMNFQSLAVAKNFVRKGVGCLSFTSLQSDEMQVRTPLKPDGTGETFYVGNYRMGLSFARFLTNHAALGLGINYLHLKMWKYAVHSFSTDLGVLFITDYHGFRFGMSIVNFGPEIKFLKEQYAIPTNFSFGAAIEPIHTALHLMTLSFTTIKLTDAEQKVRVGAEYEYKRTFALRAGYKFGLDEEQWALGCGLKMNIAGFNLKMDYAFSSYGIIGYRNLLTLGLSF comes from the coding sequence ATGTTAAAGAAAATGGCTTACGTGGTTTTGTTTACGCTGTTGTTAACTTCTGTGTTAACAGGTAGCGGATATAAACGGCCGGGAAGCACTTCGGCTCAGTTTTTAAAGATTGGTGTAAGCGCCCGGGCGGTGGCCGTTGGCGAAGCTTATACGGCCGTAACACAGGGCGCGGATGCCTTTTTTTACAATCCGGCTGCTTTGGCTCGTATTCCGTCTGTAGATGTTTTTGCTTCTTATTCTTCCTGGTTTGCTGGTATGAATTTTCAATCTCTGGCTGTTGCCAAAAATTTCGTTCGAAAGGGAGTGGGATGTCTCTCGTTTACCAGTTTGCAATCCGATGAGATGCAGGTGCGGACGCCGTTGAAGCCGGATGGCACGGGCGAAACGTTTTATGTGGGCAATTATCGCATGGGGCTGAGCTTTGCCAGGTTTTTGACCAATCATGCGGCTCTGGGGCTGGGCATTAACTATTTACACCTTAAAATGTGGAAATATGCCGTGCATTCCTTTTCCACAGATCTTGGCGTTCTCTTTATAACAGATTATCACGGCTTTCGCTTCGGAATGTCCATTGTTAACTTTGGGCCGGAAATAAAATTTCTGAAAGAGCAGTACGCCATTCCCACTAATTTTTCGTTCGGCGCTGCCATTGAGCCGATTCATACCGCTTTACATTTAATGACCCTCTCCTTTACGACCATCAAGTTAACCGACGCCGAGCAAAAAGTTCGGGTGGGCGCCGAGTACGAATATAAACGCACCTTTGCCCTGCGCGCCGGCTACAAATTTGGGCTTGACGAAGAACAATGGGCGCTGGGCTGCGGGCTTAAAATGAACATCGCAGGATTCAATCTTAAAATGGATTACGCTTTTTCAAGTTATGGTATCATTGGCTATCGAAATTTATTAACTTTAGGATTATCGTTTTGA